One stretch of Tribolium castaneum strain GA2 chromosome 5, icTriCast1.1, whole genome shotgun sequence DNA includes these proteins:
- the NFAT gene encoding uncharacterized protein NFAT isoform X4 — MTLCTIPTVGVRSQVRERRPGRPPSGKRLAMVRDMPAKVRSAFRRSLDPCDNSNDSGLGFDHHADPLHLNSMSERLTWNGERAEPKRLKMDIKLENEDVNDRYCFPDTLRSCKDSTTLIRTAPAGSIPSLSMNNNQTSSSGRAVPRCIPLSNRQPSSSPVPLTTQLSTTSKYASEVSLTIVKQPEQQHRARYQTEGSRGAVKDREGNGFPVVQLVGYYQPTTLQVFIGTDVGKVAPHMFYQACKVSGKNSTPCVEKKIDGTCVIELQLDPSKEMSATCDCVGILKERNVDVEHRFPDQLGNRSKKKSTRCRMIFRTTLTHDDGTVETLQVCSQPIVCTQPPGIPEICKKSLTSCPASGGLELFVLGKNFLKDTKVHFQQIDDDRHIRWEQAVVPDKEYLQQTHFVCVIPPYRRPDITEPVTVRLCVVSSGKTSEPHQFVYTPVNGAIPSVHVDPPPATTQAPFFNKMLWSSNISKREQDLGMMPPPESSLVPMASRRPSISLPSTSDNLSPPLRTLKQEYIDENSQGSIDHSERYRHISESSLDVHPGDSNMSMINENSIDMLSHNNMINENSNMSVSNDEIMVRRGSISRSVCENSMDVNLSNSQMSDNSCSNVMQHCSNSVVTDRLVLSQPVLMQNMLVSGATAEELKVMDLRMKMPMATVADLGNSSAPSMATLQSFGVTEANNAPLPAQSAQSVENFLTNIEATKALSSDFQIKKDKMNEIISPFRRNNSTEPVFLSSQRPFLSGTSESENLLVAKSEAAAIAEQTITEQASAITTISTIENVVTTEKLDQLVNSTVESHIGSPTRSEPVNKTSSDDVIHDVMLNSRSSLMVAPMINTTLPPMNHDLNQNSANLSPAVILNSQISPSLMCRNAPEALLQPNVTVEAHTSPLHSPVANPLSLTADPEKVVLFKAAVDLLETQKKISELDSRKAMESKEPMMNKMMMNDIMTTCTSNDVMPSSRLSQLQGNNFVPQAPLLNTVPTIAQDNKSDFVIPVPVKEMTGVADKKNEDRMIPQSFTSLTENELINLINPSCFDQGNNSNYH, encoded by the exons atgactttATGCACAATTCCAACGGTCGGCGTGCGATCCCAGGTTCGCGAAAGACGTCCTGGACGGCCCCCGAGTGGAAAACGTCTTGCCATGGTCAGAGATATGCCAGCGAAAGTGAGATCGGCGTTCAGACGCAGTCTGGACCCATGTGATAATTCCAACGACAGCGGCTTAGG TTTTGACCACCATGCGGATCCCCTTCATCTCAATAGTATGTCCGAACGACTTACCTGGAACGGCGAACGGGCCGAACCCAAGAGACTCAAAATGGacataaaattagaaaatgaagACGTCAATGATAGATATTGTTTTCCTGACACGCTGAGAAGTTGCAAAGACAGCACAAC GTTGATCCGCACGGCGCCTGCCGGCTCAATCCCTTCCTTAAGTATGAACAACAACCAGACGAGTTCTTCGGGCCGGGCAGTCCCCCGATGTATCCCTCTATCAAATCGGCAGCCCTCCTCATCTCCCGTTCCTCTCACCACTCAATTAAGTACGACTTCCAAATACG CATCCGAAGTGAGTCTGACGATCGTCAAACAGCCCGAGCAGCAGCACAGAGCGAGGTACCAGACGGAGGGCAGCCGGGGCGCCGTCAAAGACCGCGAAGGGAACGGATTTCCCGTCGTGCAATTGGTGGGCTACTACCAGCCCACAACATTACAA GTATTCATCGGAACGGACGTAGGCAAAGTAGCACCTCACATGTTTTACCAAGCGTGCAAGGTCAGCGGCAAAAACTCGACCCCGTGCGTTGAGAAGAAAATCGACGGCACGTGCGTGATCGAACTGCAGTTGGATCCGTCGAAAGAGATGAGCGCGACGTGCGATTGCGTTGGGATTTTGAAAGAGCGAAATGTCGACGTGGAGCACAGGTTTCCCGACCAGCTGGGGAACAGGAGCAAGAAGAAGTCGACGAGGTGTCGCATGATCTTCAGAACGACGCTGACGCATGACGACGGCACGGTGGAGACGCTGCAAGTGTGCTCGCAACCGATCGTGTGCA CACAACCGCCCGGAATACCGGAAATCTGCAAAAAATCGCTCACTTCGTGCCCTGCCAGCGGAGGCTTGGAGCTGTTCGTTCTGGgtaaaaattttctcaaagATACTAAGGTTCATTTTCAACAAATCGACGACGACAGACACATCCGGTGGGAACAAGCCGTTGTTCCCGACAAGGAATACCTGCAACAG ACACATTTCGTTTGCGTAATTCCGCCGTACCGTAGACCCGACATTACCGAGCCTGTAACAGTCAGGTTATGCGTGGTCTCTAGCGGCAAAACTAGTGAGCCTCACCAGTTTGTATATACCCCTGTTAATGGGGCTATACCGAGCG TTCACGTTGATCCTCCGCCTGCTACCACGCAAGCGCCCTTTTTTAACAAGATGCTTTGGTCGTCGAATATCAGCAAGCGCGAGCAAGACTTGGGCATGATGCCCCCGCCAGAGTCCAGTCTGGTCCCCATGGCGTCGCGACGCCCTTCCATCAGCCTGCCCTCCACAAGCGACAACCTTTCGCCCCCTTTGCGCACCCTCAAGCAGGAGTACATTGACGAGAACAGCCAAGGTTCCATCGACCATTCCGAACGCTACAGACACATCTCGGAGAGTTCCCTCGACGTCCATCCCGGCGACTCCAACATGTCCATGATCAACGAAAACTCAATCGACATGCTGAGCCACAACAACATGATCAACGAAAACTCAAACATGAGCGTCAGCAACGACGAAATCATGGTGCGCAGAGGCTCAATCTCGCGCAGCGTTTGCGAAAACTCGATGGACGTCAACTTGAGCAACTCGCAAATGTCGGACAACTCCTGCAGTAACGTCATGCAACATTGCAGTAACTCAGTCGTAACGGACCGCTTAGTATTATCCCAACCGGTCCTAATGCAGAACATGCTAGTTTCGGGCGCGACTGCCGAAGAATTGAAAGTCATGGACTTGCGCATGAAAATGCCAATGGCCACAGTGGCCGACTTGGGCAACAGCAGCGCCCCCTCAATGGCCACGTTACAGAGCTTCGGCGTAACGGAAGCCAACAATGCCCCACTGCCAGCGCAAAGCGCCCAAAGTGTCGAAAACTTCCTCACCAACATTGAGGCAACCAAGGCGCTGTCGAGCGATTTCCaaataaagaaagataaaatgaACGAAATTATAAGCCCGTTTCGGCGAAATAACAGCACGGAGCCGGTTTTCCTAAGCTCGCAGCGCCCTTTCCTCAGCGGAACCTCCGAGAGCGAGAACTTGCTAGTGGCCAAGAGCGAAGCTGCGGCAATCGCCGAACAAACAATCACGGAACAAGCCAGCGCAATCACCACGATTAGCACTATTGAAAATGTCGTCACGACGGAAAAGTTGGACCAACTTGTGAATTCCACAGTTGAGTCGCATATTGGAAGTCCGACTCGTTCGGAACCGGTGAATAAAACCAGCTCGGATGACGTTATACACGACGTTATGCTCAATTCGCGTTCGAGCCTAATGGTGGCGCCGATGATTAACACGACTTTGCCGCCAATGAACCATGATCTCAACCAGAACTCGGCGAACTTGTCGCCGGCGGTGATTCTGAACTCGCAGATCTCGCCGAGTCTGATGTGTCGCAACGCGCCGGAGGCGCTCCTGCAGCCGAATGTGACCGTGGAAGCGCACACATCCCCGCTACATTCCCCCGTTGCGAATCCGCTGTCGCTCACTGCCGACCCCGAGAAGGTGGTGCTGTTCAAGGCCGCGGTGGATCTGCTCGAGACGCAGAAGAAGATCTCGGAGCTGGACAGCCGAAAGGCGATGGAGAGCAAGGAGCCGATGATGAATAAGATGATGATGAACGATATCATGACGACGTGCACCAGCAACGACGTGATGCCTTCAAGTAGACTAAGTCAATTACAAGGGAACAATTTTGTACCACAAGCGCCACTTTTAAACACGGTACCGACGATAGCTCAGGACAATAAGTCTGATTTTGTCATACCAGTGCCTGTGAAAGAGATGACTGGTGTCGCTGATAAGAAGAACGAGGATAGGATGATCCCGCAGTCGTTCACCTCGCTCACTGAAAACGAACTGATCAACTTGATAAACCCTAGTTGTTTCGACCAAGGTAATAACAGCAACTATCACTAG
- the NFAT gene encoding uncharacterized protein NFAT isoform X3, which translates to MHNKRPAKANQSEKKQPKGSKDAKKNTGNLKMTLCTIPTVGVRSQVRERRPGRPPSGKRLAMVRDMPAKVRSAFRRSLDPCDNSNDSGLGFDHHADPLHLNSMSERLTWNGERAEPKRLKMDIKLENEDVNDRYCFPDTLRSCKDSTTLIRTAPAGSIPSLSMNNNQTSSSGRAVPRCIPLSNRQPSSSPVPLTTQLSTTSKYASEVSLTIVKQPEQQHRARYQTEGSRGAVKDREGNGFPVVQLVGYYQPTTLQVFIGTDVGKVAPHMFYQACKVSGKNSTPCVEKKIDGTCVIELQLDPSKEMSATCDCVGILKERNVDVEHRFPDQLGNRSKKKSTRCRMIFRTTLTHDDGTVETLQVCSQPIVCTQPPGIPEICKKSLTSCPASGGLELFVLGKNFLKDTKVHFQQIDDDRHIRWEQAVVPDKEYLQQTHFVCVIPPYRRPDITEPVTVRLCVVSSGKTSEPHQFVYTPVNGAIPSVHVDPPPATTQAPFFNKMLWSSNISKREQDLGMMPPPESSLVPMASRRPSISLPSTSDNLSPPLRTLKQEYIDENSQGSIDHSERYRHISESSLDVHPGDSNMSMINENSIDMLSHNNMINENSNMSVSNDEIMVRRGSISRSVCENSMDVNLSNSQMSDNSCSNVMQHCSNSVVTDRLVLSQPVLMQNMLVSGATAEELKVMDLRMKMPMATVADLGNSSAPSMATLQSFGVTEANNAPLPAQSAQSVENFLTNIEATKALSSDFQIKKDKMNEIISPFRRNNSTEPVFLSSQRPFLSGTSESENLLVAKSEAAAIAEQTITEQASAITTISTIENVVTTEKLDQLVNSTVESHIGSPTRSEPVNKTSSDDVIHDVMLNSRSSLMVAPMINTTLPPMNHDLNQNSANLSPAVILNSQISPSLMCRNAPEALLQPNVTVEAHTSPLHSPVANPLSLTADPEKVVLFKAAVDLLETQKKISELDSRKAMESKEPMMNKMMMNDIMTTCTSNDVMPSSRLSQLQGNNFVPQAPLLNTVPTIAQDNKSDFVIPVPVKEMTGVADKKNEDRMIPQSFTSLTENELINLINPSCFDQGNNSNYH; encoded by the exons gcaatttaaaaatgactttATGCACAATTCCAACGGTCGGCGTGCGATCCCAGGTTCGCGAAAGACGTCCTGGACGGCCCCCGAGTGGAAAACGTCTTGCCATGGTCAGAGATATGCCAGCGAAAGTGAGATCGGCGTTCAGACGCAGTCTGGACCCATGTGATAATTCCAACGACAGCGGCTTAGG TTTTGACCACCATGCGGATCCCCTTCATCTCAATAGTATGTCCGAACGACTTACCTGGAACGGCGAACGGGCCGAACCCAAGAGACTCAAAATGGacataaaattagaaaatgaagACGTCAATGATAGATATTGTTTTCCTGACACGCTGAGAAGTTGCAAAGACAGCACAAC GTTGATCCGCACGGCGCCTGCCGGCTCAATCCCTTCCTTAAGTATGAACAACAACCAGACGAGTTCTTCGGGCCGGGCAGTCCCCCGATGTATCCCTCTATCAAATCGGCAGCCCTCCTCATCTCCCGTTCCTCTCACCACTCAATTAAGTACGACTTCCAAATACG CATCCGAAGTGAGTCTGACGATCGTCAAACAGCCCGAGCAGCAGCACAGAGCGAGGTACCAGACGGAGGGCAGCCGGGGCGCCGTCAAAGACCGCGAAGGGAACGGATTTCCCGTCGTGCAATTGGTGGGCTACTACCAGCCCACAACATTACAA GTATTCATCGGAACGGACGTAGGCAAAGTAGCACCTCACATGTTTTACCAAGCGTGCAAGGTCAGCGGCAAAAACTCGACCCCGTGCGTTGAGAAGAAAATCGACGGCACGTGCGTGATCGAACTGCAGTTGGATCCGTCGAAAGAGATGAGCGCGACGTGCGATTGCGTTGGGATTTTGAAAGAGCGAAATGTCGACGTGGAGCACAGGTTTCCCGACCAGCTGGGGAACAGGAGCAAGAAGAAGTCGACGAGGTGTCGCATGATCTTCAGAACGACGCTGACGCATGACGACGGCACGGTGGAGACGCTGCAAGTGTGCTCGCAACCGATCGTGTGCA CACAACCGCCCGGAATACCGGAAATCTGCAAAAAATCGCTCACTTCGTGCCCTGCCAGCGGAGGCTTGGAGCTGTTCGTTCTGGgtaaaaattttctcaaagATACTAAGGTTCATTTTCAACAAATCGACGACGACAGACACATCCGGTGGGAACAAGCCGTTGTTCCCGACAAGGAATACCTGCAACAG ACACATTTCGTTTGCGTAATTCCGCCGTACCGTAGACCCGACATTACCGAGCCTGTAACAGTCAGGTTATGCGTGGTCTCTAGCGGCAAAACTAGTGAGCCTCACCAGTTTGTATATACCCCTGTTAATGGGGCTATACCGAGCG TTCACGTTGATCCTCCGCCTGCTACCACGCAAGCGCCCTTTTTTAACAAGATGCTTTGGTCGTCGAATATCAGCAAGCGCGAGCAAGACTTGGGCATGATGCCCCCGCCAGAGTCCAGTCTGGTCCCCATGGCGTCGCGACGCCCTTCCATCAGCCTGCCCTCCACAAGCGACAACCTTTCGCCCCCTTTGCGCACCCTCAAGCAGGAGTACATTGACGAGAACAGCCAAGGTTCCATCGACCATTCCGAACGCTACAGACACATCTCGGAGAGTTCCCTCGACGTCCATCCCGGCGACTCCAACATGTCCATGATCAACGAAAACTCAATCGACATGCTGAGCCACAACAACATGATCAACGAAAACTCAAACATGAGCGTCAGCAACGACGAAATCATGGTGCGCAGAGGCTCAATCTCGCGCAGCGTTTGCGAAAACTCGATGGACGTCAACTTGAGCAACTCGCAAATGTCGGACAACTCCTGCAGTAACGTCATGCAACATTGCAGTAACTCAGTCGTAACGGACCGCTTAGTATTATCCCAACCGGTCCTAATGCAGAACATGCTAGTTTCGGGCGCGACTGCCGAAGAATTGAAAGTCATGGACTTGCGCATGAAAATGCCAATGGCCACAGTGGCCGACTTGGGCAACAGCAGCGCCCCCTCAATGGCCACGTTACAGAGCTTCGGCGTAACGGAAGCCAACAATGCCCCACTGCCAGCGCAAAGCGCCCAAAGTGTCGAAAACTTCCTCACCAACATTGAGGCAACCAAGGCGCTGTCGAGCGATTTCCaaataaagaaagataaaatgaACGAAATTATAAGCCCGTTTCGGCGAAATAACAGCACGGAGCCGGTTTTCCTAAGCTCGCAGCGCCCTTTCCTCAGCGGAACCTCCGAGAGCGAGAACTTGCTAGTGGCCAAGAGCGAAGCTGCGGCAATCGCCGAACAAACAATCACGGAACAAGCCAGCGCAATCACCACGATTAGCACTATTGAAAATGTCGTCACGACGGAAAAGTTGGACCAACTTGTGAATTCCACAGTTGAGTCGCATATTGGAAGTCCGACTCGTTCGGAACCGGTGAATAAAACCAGCTCGGATGACGTTATACACGACGTTATGCTCAATTCGCGTTCGAGCCTAATGGTGGCGCCGATGATTAACACGACTTTGCCGCCAATGAACCATGATCTCAACCAGAACTCGGCGAACTTGTCGCCGGCGGTGATTCTGAACTCGCAGATCTCGCCGAGTCTGATGTGTCGCAACGCGCCGGAGGCGCTCCTGCAGCCGAATGTGACCGTGGAAGCGCACACATCCCCGCTACATTCCCCCGTTGCGAATCCGCTGTCGCTCACTGCCGACCCCGAGAAGGTGGTGCTGTTCAAGGCCGCGGTGGATCTGCTCGAGACGCAGAAGAAGATCTCGGAGCTGGACAGCCGAAAGGCGATGGAGAGCAAGGAGCCGATGATGAATAAGATGATGATGAACGATATCATGACGACGTGCACCAGCAACGACGTGATGCCTTCAAGTAGACTAAGTCAATTACAAGGGAACAATTTTGTACCACAAGCGCCACTTTTAAACACGGTACCGACGATAGCTCAGGACAATAAGTCTGATTTTGTCATACCAGTGCCTGTGAAAGAGATGACTGGTGTCGCTGATAAGAAGAACGAGGATAGGATGATCCCGCAGTCGTTCACCTCGCTCACTGAAAACGAACTGATCAACTTGATAAACCCTAGTTGTTTCGACCAAGGTAATAACAGCAACTATCACTAG
- the NFAT gene encoding uncharacterized protein NFAT isoform X2 → MHNKRPAKANQSEKKQPKGSKDAKKNTEGPKKNGKAEKGNTSKSGNLKMTLCTIPTVGVRSQVRERRPGRPPSGKRLAMVRDMPAKVRSAFRRSLDPCDNSNDSGLGFDHHADPLHLNSMSERLTWNGERAEPKRLKMDIKLENEDVNDRYCFPDTLRSCKDSTTLIRTAPAGSIPSLSMNNNQTSSSGRAVPRCIPLSNRQPSSSPVPLTTQLSTTSKYASEVSLTIVKQPEQQHRARYQTEGSRGAVKDREGNGFPVVQLVGYYQPTTLQVFIGTDVGKVAPHMFYQACKVSGKNSTPCVEKKIDGTCVIELQLDPSKEMSATCDCVGILKERNVDVEHRFPDQLGNRSKKKSTRCRMIFRTTLTHDDGTVETLQVCSQPIVCTQPPGIPEICKKSLTSCPASGGLELFVLGKNFLKDTKVHFQQIDDDRHIRWEQAVVPDKEYLQQTHFVCVIPPYRRPDITEPVTVRLCVVSSGKTSEPHQFVYTPVNGAIPSVHVDPPPATTQAPFFNKMLWSSNISKREQDLGMMPPPESSLVPMASRRPSISLPSTSDNLSPPLRTLKQEYIDENSQGSIDHSERYRHISESSLDVHPGDSNMSMINENSIDMLSHNNMINENSNMSVSNDEIMVRRGSISRSVCENSMDVNLSNSQMSDNSCSNVMQHCSNSVVTDRLVLSQPVLMQNMLVSGATAEELKVMDLRMKMPMATVADLGNSSAPSMATLQSFGVTEANNAPLPAQSAQSVENFLTNIEATKALSSDFQIKKDKMNEIISPFRRNNSTEPVFLSSQRPFLSGTSESENLLVAKSEAAAIAEQTITEQASAITTISTIENVVTTEKLDQLVNSTVESHIGSPTRSEPVNKTSSDDVIHDVMLNSRSSLMVAPMINTTLPPMNHDLNQNSANLSPAVILNSQISPSLMCRNAPEALLQPNVTVEAHTSPLHSPVANPLSLTADPEKVVLFKAAVDLLETQKKISELDSRKAMESKEPMMNKMMMNDIMTTCTSNDVMPSSRLSQLQGNNFVPQAPLLNTVPTIAQDNKSDFVIPVPVKEMTGVADKKNEDRMIPQSFTSLTENELINLINPSCFDQV, encoded by the exons AGGGCCCAAAGAAAAATGGCAAGGCTGAAAAGGGAAACACTTCCAAATCAG gcaatttaaaaatgactttATGCACAATTCCAACGGTCGGCGTGCGATCCCAGGTTCGCGAAAGACGTCCTGGACGGCCCCCGAGTGGAAAACGTCTTGCCATGGTCAGAGATATGCCAGCGAAAGTGAGATCGGCGTTCAGACGCAGTCTGGACCCATGTGATAATTCCAACGACAGCGGCTTAGG TTTTGACCACCATGCGGATCCCCTTCATCTCAATAGTATGTCCGAACGACTTACCTGGAACGGCGAACGGGCCGAACCCAAGAGACTCAAAATGGacataaaattagaaaatgaagACGTCAATGATAGATATTGTTTTCCTGACACGCTGAGAAGTTGCAAAGACAGCACAAC GTTGATCCGCACGGCGCCTGCCGGCTCAATCCCTTCCTTAAGTATGAACAACAACCAGACGAGTTCTTCGGGCCGGGCAGTCCCCCGATGTATCCCTCTATCAAATCGGCAGCCCTCCTCATCTCCCGTTCCTCTCACCACTCAATTAAGTACGACTTCCAAATACG CATCCGAAGTGAGTCTGACGATCGTCAAACAGCCCGAGCAGCAGCACAGAGCGAGGTACCAGACGGAGGGCAGCCGGGGCGCCGTCAAAGACCGCGAAGGGAACGGATTTCCCGTCGTGCAATTGGTGGGCTACTACCAGCCCACAACATTACAA GTATTCATCGGAACGGACGTAGGCAAAGTAGCACCTCACATGTTTTACCAAGCGTGCAAGGTCAGCGGCAAAAACTCGACCCCGTGCGTTGAGAAGAAAATCGACGGCACGTGCGTGATCGAACTGCAGTTGGATCCGTCGAAAGAGATGAGCGCGACGTGCGATTGCGTTGGGATTTTGAAAGAGCGAAATGTCGACGTGGAGCACAGGTTTCCCGACCAGCTGGGGAACAGGAGCAAGAAGAAGTCGACGAGGTGTCGCATGATCTTCAGAACGACGCTGACGCATGACGACGGCACGGTGGAGACGCTGCAAGTGTGCTCGCAACCGATCGTGTGCA CACAACCGCCCGGAATACCGGAAATCTGCAAAAAATCGCTCACTTCGTGCCCTGCCAGCGGAGGCTTGGAGCTGTTCGTTCTGGgtaaaaattttctcaaagATACTAAGGTTCATTTTCAACAAATCGACGACGACAGACACATCCGGTGGGAACAAGCCGTTGTTCCCGACAAGGAATACCTGCAACAG ACACATTTCGTTTGCGTAATTCCGCCGTACCGTAGACCCGACATTACCGAGCCTGTAACAGTCAGGTTATGCGTGGTCTCTAGCGGCAAAACTAGTGAGCCTCACCAGTTTGTATATACCCCTGTTAATGGGGCTATACCGAGCG TTCACGTTGATCCTCCGCCTGCTACCACGCAAGCGCCCTTTTTTAACAAGATGCTTTGGTCGTCGAATATCAGCAAGCGCGAGCAAGACTTGGGCATGATGCCCCCGCCAGAGTCCAGTCTGGTCCCCATGGCGTCGCGACGCCCTTCCATCAGCCTGCCCTCCACAAGCGACAACCTTTCGCCCCCTTTGCGCACCCTCAAGCAGGAGTACATTGACGAGAACAGCCAAGGTTCCATCGACCATTCCGAACGCTACAGACACATCTCGGAGAGTTCCCTCGACGTCCATCCCGGCGACTCCAACATGTCCATGATCAACGAAAACTCAATCGACATGCTGAGCCACAACAACATGATCAACGAAAACTCAAACATGAGCGTCAGCAACGACGAAATCATGGTGCGCAGAGGCTCAATCTCGCGCAGCGTTTGCGAAAACTCGATGGACGTCAACTTGAGCAACTCGCAAATGTCGGACAACTCCTGCAGTAACGTCATGCAACATTGCAGTAACTCAGTCGTAACGGACCGCTTAGTATTATCCCAACCGGTCCTAATGCAGAACATGCTAGTTTCGGGCGCGACTGCCGAAGAATTGAAAGTCATGGACTTGCGCATGAAAATGCCAATGGCCACAGTGGCCGACTTGGGCAACAGCAGCGCCCCCTCAATGGCCACGTTACAGAGCTTCGGCGTAACGGAAGCCAACAATGCCCCACTGCCAGCGCAAAGCGCCCAAAGTGTCGAAAACTTCCTCACCAACATTGAGGCAACCAAGGCGCTGTCGAGCGATTTCCaaataaagaaagataaaatgaACGAAATTATAAGCCCGTTTCGGCGAAATAACAGCACGGAGCCGGTTTTCCTAAGCTCGCAGCGCCCTTTCCTCAGCGGAACCTCCGAGAGCGAGAACTTGCTAGTGGCCAAGAGCGAAGCTGCGGCAATCGCCGAACAAACAATCACGGAACAAGCCAGCGCAATCACCACGATTAGCACTATTGAAAATGTCGTCACGACGGAAAAGTTGGACCAACTTGTGAATTCCACAGTTGAGTCGCATATTGGAAGTCCGACTCGTTCGGAACCGGTGAATAAAACCAGCTCGGATGACGTTATACACGACGTTATGCTCAATTCGCGTTCGAGCCTAATGGTGGCGCCGATGATTAACACGACTTTGCCGCCAATGAACCATGATCTCAACCAGAACTCGGCGAACTTGTCGCCGGCGGTGATTCTGAACTCGCAGATCTCGCCGAGTCTGATGTGTCGCAACGCGCCGGAGGCGCTCCTGCAGCCGAATGTGACCGTGGAAGCGCACACATCCCCGCTACATTCCCCCGTTGCGAATCCGCTGTCGCTCACTGCCGACCCCGAGAAGGTGGTGCTGTTCAAGGCCGCGGTGGATCTGCTCGAGACGCAGAAGAAGATCTCGGAGCTGGACAGCCGAAAGGCGATGGAGAGCAAGGAGCCGATGATGAATAAGATGATGATGAACGATATCATGACGACGTGCACCAGCAACGACGTGATGCCTTCAAGTAGACTAAGTCAATTACAAGGGAACAATTTTGTACCACAAGCGCCACTTTTAAACACGGTACCGACGATAGCTCAGGACAATAAGTCTGATTTTGTCATACCAGTGCCTGTGAAAGAGATGACTGGTGTCGCTGATAAGAAGAACGAGGATAGGATGATCCCGCAGTCGTTCACCTCGCTCACTGAAAACGAACTGATCAACTTGATAAACCCTAGTTGTTTCGACCAAG tataa